Proteins found in one Candidatus Woesearchaeota archaeon genomic segment:
- a CDS encoding rhomboid family intramembrane serine protease, with the protein MPEIKSESKLLLDLVLHILLTPIVFFQIIFGKKQFKDLFRPFHDIYLFLFDAKFTSFIVILTILISVFAWLFLPEEIFSLLLNYPQDLLDYTRWFSLISSGFIHANLIHLFGNMLALFIFGKVLERRIGTKKTIWIYLGAMLISSIGDSLIGLSLSSTGGSSGASGAIMGLVAAAILFEPLYITYQLLIPLPIMVVGWLSIYADFSGILNPSGDGVARFAHAFGYLSILMIMFFFSGEEKSKLKKGFYINLISLGIFGLIYFLFL; encoded by the coding sequence ATGCCTGAGATAAAATCAGAATCAAAATTATTATTAGATTTAGTATTGCATATTTTATTAACACCTATAGTTTTTTTTCAGATTATTTTTGGTAAAAAACAATTTAAAGATTTATTTAGACCCTTTCATGATATATATCTGTTTCTATTTGATGCTAAGTTTACAAGTTTTATTGTTATTTTAACTATTTTAATAAGTGTATTTGCTTGGTTGTTTTTGCCTGAGGAAATATTTAGTTTGCTTTTGAATTATCCTCAAGATTTGTTAGATTATACAAGATGGTTTTCTTTGATTTCTAGTGGTTTTATTCACGCAAATTTGATCCATTTGTTTGGAAATATGCTTGCACTTTTTATTTTTGGTAAGGTTTTAGAAAGAAGAATAGGGACTAAAAAGACAATTTGGATTTATTTGGGAGCAATGTTGATTAGTAGTATTGGAGATTCTTTAATTGGATTGTCTTTAAGTTCTACAGGTGGTAGTTCGGGTGCATCTGGTGCAATAATGGGTTTAGTTGCTGCCGCAATTTTATTTGAACCGTTATATATTACTTATCAGTTGTTGATACCTTTACCTATAATGGTTGTGGGCTGGCTGTCTATTTATGCTGATTTTTCAGGAATATTAAATCCGAGTGGAGATGGAGTAGCACGTTTTGCACATGCTTTTGGTTATTTATCAATTTTAATGATTATGTTTTTCTTTAGTGGAGAAGAAAAATCTAAATTAAAAAAAGGATTTTATATAAATTTAATTTCATTGGGTATTTTTGGTTTGATTTATTTTTTATTTTTGTAA